The proteins below are encoded in one region of Micromonospora sp. DSM 45708:
- a CDS encoding M23 family metallopeptidase translates to MSAGAAAVGQVRRKVRVGVLATAVTGVLALLCCVGGAAAFFLTELGGDREDPKLASLTCDPTYQVTLTGDMPRFAEYGDGQLRNAAAIIKTGQDMKVPARGWVIALATAMQESALRNLANSRVPASLALPHEGVGADHDSVGLFQQRPGWGTVEQRMTPSYAARKFYQKMVKVPNWQQRPLSVVAQRVQVSAFPDAYAKHEELAGRIVDALAGGAARTVEIAGKAVCDAAAGARIAASGWTAPLPGGVVSGFRTDARPSHDGVDLAADKRTEIHAASAGRVLVARCDPDHSGRRDCDRDGWPDKGGCGWFVDILHAGGFITRYCHMIERPRVRPGQEVAAGEVIGLSGTSGNSSGPHLHFEVHHDSDRSSYGAENPVPFMRERGAPLTGTG, encoded by the coding sequence GTGAGCGCCGGAGCGGCGGCCGTCGGGCAGGTCCGCCGCAAGGTTCGGGTCGGCGTGCTGGCCACCGCGGTCACCGGCGTACTCGCCCTGCTCTGCTGTGTGGGCGGCGCCGCCGCCTTCTTCCTCACCGAACTGGGCGGTGATCGGGAGGACCCGAAGCTCGCCAGCCTGACCTGCGACCCCACCTACCAGGTGACGCTGACCGGAGACATGCCGCGCTTCGCCGAGTACGGCGACGGCCAGCTGCGTAACGCCGCCGCCATCATCAAGACGGGTCAGGACATGAAGGTGCCGGCCCGGGGGTGGGTGATCGCGTTGGCCACCGCGATGCAGGAGTCGGCGCTGCGTAACCTGGCCAACAGCCGCGTGCCGGCGTCGCTGGCGTTGCCGCACGAGGGGGTCGGTGCCGACCACGACTCGGTGGGCCTGTTTCAGCAGCGGCCGGGCTGGGGCACCGTCGAACAGCGGATGACGCCGTCGTACGCGGCGCGCAAGTTCTACCAGAAAATGGTGAAGGTGCCGAACTGGCAGCAACGGCCGCTGTCCGTGGTGGCGCAGCGGGTCCAGGTCAGCGCGTTCCCGGACGCCTACGCCAAGCACGAGGAACTGGCTGGCCGGATCGTCGACGCGCTCGCCGGCGGGGCGGCCCGGACCGTGGAGATCGCCGGCAAGGCGGTCTGCGACGCCGCCGCCGGGGCCCGGATCGCCGCCTCCGGTTGGACCGCGCCGCTGCCCGGCGGGGTGGTCTCCGGCTTCCGGACCGATGCCCGCCCGAGCCACGACGGCGTGGACCTGGCCGCGGACAAACGCACCGAGATCCACGCCGCGTCGGCCGGCCGGGTGCTGGTCGCCAGGTGCGACCCCGACCACTCCGGCCGGCGGGACTGCGACCGGGACGGCTGGCCGGACAAGGGCGGCTGCGGATGGTTCGTCGACATCCTGCACGCCGGTGGCTTCATCACCCGCTACTGCCACATGATCGAACGGCCCCGGGTACGTCCCGGTCAGGAGGTCGCGGCCGGTGAGGTGATCGGGCTCTCCGGCACCAGCGGCAACTCCTCCGGCCCGCACCTGCACTTCGAGGTGCACCACGACAGCGACCGGTCCAGCTACGGTGCGGAGAACCCGGTGCCGTTCATGCGCGAGCGCGGTGCGCCCCTCACCGGGACCGGATGA
- a CDS encoding Rv0361 family membrane protein, whose product MQPPAGSQVSRVPAQRTPPEQLAPPAPAPAPVRPRRPLRTVLAVVAGVVALLCAGGAVVGFVLYDRATAPDRSAPDVVVDNYLRAYLVDRNDTKAEEFSCSSEGDLDAIRGLRVEVEQREAKFDVVVRVNWGPLTGIKNGDGESVSTTLTISSSANGQTRSSRREDWEFRVVERDGWRVCGANKIS is encoded by the coding sequence GTGCAGCCCCCCGCCGGTTCCCAGGTCTCCCGCGTACCGGCGCAGCGGACCCCGCCGGAGCAGTTGGCGCCCCCCGCGCCCGCTCCGGCTCCGGTCCGCCCCAGGCGCCCGCTGCGCACCGTGCTCGCGGTCGTCGCCGGCGTGGTGGCGTTGCTCTGCGCGGGCGGCGCAGTCGTCGGCTTCGTGCTGTACGACCGCGCGACCGCACCGGACCGCAGCGCCCCCGATGTGGTGGTGGACAACTATCTTCGGGCTTACCTGGTAGATCGCAATGACACCAAGGCGGAGGAGTTCTCCTGCTCCTCTGAAGGCGATCTCGATGCGATCCGTGGCCTTCGTGTCGAAGTGGAGCAGCGCGAGGCGAAATTCGATGTTGTGGTGCGCGTCAACTGGGGTCCGTTAACCGGCATCAAGAACGGTGATGGCGAGTCGGTAAGTACGACATTGACCATTTCCAGCTCGGCTAACGGACAGACACGAAGCAGCCGGCGGGAGGACTGGGAGTTTCGAGTGGTTGAGCGGGACGGCTGGCGTGTTTGCGGAGCCAACAAGATCAGCTAG
- a CDS encoding MraY family glycosyltransferase, which translates to MARARARITALLIALGVLAGATISWPLIGATPAYAAGPVAQARAELCSTKEWQADFRACVGKLKAVSEDQVECRNAPVPGAPDSGLAGWFAARPDSAKQPGPKGLYSDYGYAGYSYTTYDVDGGCASSVLHPDYRFTTMVANGEFMFANAVIGASNALRERAWDPRTMWRWADPLVEQATKAVYQKVFSVFGIITICVVGLYLLWRSRQSDMSNAMTTAGWAILVMVAVTALAAWPVKSANIADNTLITTLGVVHDAVGPSTKDTPPGQCDDPNPESCKDHRPPAVRASDTATETMLYRNWLRGVLGSADSETAKKYGQALYDAKSLTWEEAEKLRQNPATREGTIKAKQQQWARVAEQIKSEDPEAYEYLQGTKDMDRIGAGFIAVLASLLFAMFDLTASVLVLLGFLIFRWAVIAAPILGTVGLMRPASAGLRRLANAVVAAVFNIAIFGTGAAIYLFAVDLIMNTATLPGWLQVVLVWLCGVVGWLLLRPYRRITQLGGKDSSEAVSSAGSWHRRFFRDMRVAARLDVAEPGGTNEPAFGRRHGVTADQRSLRPEARHEDPAHAATAVERERPDGRERPDEAPPAERSGGRPTAAPRPRRAPSTWTDPDVPEEVPSYAVYRPDSADRGTAPAARPAPRIRSEAR; encoded by the coding sequence ATGGCGAGGGCCCGGGCACGGATCACGGCGCTCCTCATCGCCCTCGGCGTACTCGCCGGGGCCACGATCTCCTGGCCGCTGATCGGGGCCACACCCGCGTACGCGGCCGGCCCGGTCGCCCAGGCGCGGGCCGAGCTGTGCAGCACCAAGGAGTGGCAGGCCGACTTCCGGGCCTGCGTGGGCAAGCTCAAGGCGGTCAGCGAGGACCAGGTCGAGTGCCGCAACGCGCCGGTGCCCGGCGCGCCGGACTCCGGCCTCGCCGGCTGGTTCGCGGCCCGACCCGACTCCGCCAAGCAGCCCGGTCCCAAGGGCCTCTACAGCGACTACGGGTACGCCGGTTACAGCTACACCACGTACGACGTGGACGGCGGCTGCGCCTCGTCCGTGCTCCACCCGGACTACCGCTTCACCACCATGGTGGCGAACGGCGAATTCATGTTCGCCAACGCGGTGATCGGCGCGTCGAACGCGTTGCGGGAGCGCGCGTGGGACCCACGGACCATGTGGCGCTGGGCGGACCCACTGGTCGAGCAGGCCACCAAGGCCGTCTACCAAAAGGTGTTCAGCGTCTTCGGCATCATCACCATCTGCGTGGTCGGCCTCTACCTGCTCTGGCGCTCCCGCCAGTCGGACATGAGCAACGCGATGACCACTGCCGGCTGGGCGATCCTGGTGATGGTGGCGGTGACCGCGCTGGCCGCCTGGCCGGTGAAGTCCGCGAACATCGCCGACAACACGCTGATCACCACCCTGGGCGTGGTGCACGACGCGGTCGGCCCATCCACGAAGGACACCCCTCCCGGTCAGTGCGACGACCCGAACCCCGAGTCATGCAAGGACCATCGCCCGCCCGCGGTGCGGGCGAGCGACACCGCGACCGAGACCATGCTCTACCGCAACTGGCTGCGCGGCGTGCTCGGCTCCGCGGACAGCGAAACCGCCAAGAAGTACGGTCAGGCGCTCTACGACGCCAAGTCACTGACATGGGAGGAAGCGGAGAAGCTTCGCCAGAACCCGGCCACCCGCGAAGGCACCATCAAGGCGAAGCAACAGCAGTGGGCCCGGGTCGCCGAGCAGATCAAGTCGGAGGATCCGGAGGCGTACGAGTACCTCCAGGGCACCAAGGACATGGACCGGATCGGTGCCGGCTTCATCGCGGTGCTGGCCTCGCTGCTCTTCGCCATGTTTGACCTCACCGCGTCGGTGCTGGTGCTGCTCGGCTTCCTGATCTTCCGGTGGGCGGTGATCGCCGCGCCCATCCTCGGCACGGTCGGGCTGATGCGCCCGGCCAGCGCCGGGCTCCGCCGGCTGGCGAACGCCGTCGTGGCCGCCGTCTTCAACATCGCCATCTTCGGCACCGGCGCCGCCATCTACCTCTTCGCCGTCGACCTGATCATGAACACGGCCACGCTGCCCGGCTGGCTCCAGGTGGTGCTGGTCTGGCTCTGCGGGGTGGTGGGCTGGCTGCTGCTGCGACCGTACCGACGGATCACCCAGCTCGGCGGCAAGGACAGCAGCGAGGCGGTCAGCTCCGCCGGCTCGTGGCACCGCCGGTTCTTCCGGGACATGCGGGTAGCCGCCCGGCTCGACGTGGCCGAGCCCGGCGGCACCAACGAGCCGGCGTTCGGCCGGCGTCACGGCGTCACGGCCGACCAGCGCAGTCTCCGACCGGAGGCCCGGCACGAGGATCCGGCGCACGCCGCCACGGCGGTCGAACGGGAACGGCCGGACGGACGGGAACGGCCGGACGAGGCGCCCCCGGCCGAGCGCAGCGGTGGACGGCCCACCGCCGCTCCCCGGCCGCGCCGCGCACCGTCCACCTGGACCGACCCGGACGTGCCCGAGGAGGTTCCCTCCTACGCCGTCTACCGTCCGGACTCAGCGGACCGTGGGACGGCACCGGCGGCCCGACCGGCGCCGCGGATCCGCTCCGAGGCCAGGTGA
- a CDS encoding ATP-binding protein, which yields MSRSSTPGSPAGRPADTPGNRTRSFDYPPDEDLDEVVLDPALVTSPGHGRVGVFQPPRPLAPCGGDTREPVRPDGDIDSPFLDLFGGAQPRVRRPAPSVPPALPVEPVVAPPRRGVGRDALPIPHQPAAPTEPAPPAHPEPPAREPAPGVRAVERPRPEHALAAPAEPPALDPPPATRSRVPLQAGERLALRPTAEPEPVGEPALPPPPHAEVRAAAHRTDRREPAPDLVDRPAPSREVGRPAHREVTPPRQRSAERRNKPAKPVRVRAPKIKFGDRDPAVELAITEIAGHLTFTPNTVTAWYWLPEVRWAFRPDAEREALLSAISEQYAGLAGFRLHLRRTTRPFPADEWARTIDAHTATPLPDVPGTTGWADHLVAAQRHLMSVNHAEGQTYLGVTFARRSLGDSLTERLLRTFGRGTADGERRRLGRTVEQFDEVLGAFGMRGRRVTAPELEWLLYRSVALCMAPPGVLSPITNGRWERGDLLALTEQVERYRTPYGSTVKLVNRMTGEERHVAVLAVGRMEPLEIPERHEPWLHFHERLPWPMELSTRVDLLGPNDSFRNLEHRLRMIRSQQLDYAEHGIDAPPELERLAKRALVIGDEMTTGLPVDSARAHGWHRIAVGGRTREECLERARRLIQLYSRELRISLQHPKNQDWLAREFIPGEPIANTGYVRRMPVQLLAAALPQAASTVGDRRGDLIGRTAGTCRRPVFLDLHFPMEVRERSGLAVFVAEPGGGKSTLLGALGYLAARRGVQVTLLDPSGPLARLCAMPELAPYARVLNLTGSEQGTLAPYALIPTPLRSEFGAGAAGDREFEIAVSNARAERRMLVQDICMMLVPPQVAREASTATLFRHAVRQVPAEETSTLDDVVACLQGLDDDAGRELANLLLDTAEMPLAMLFFGRPPEGLLGADAALTVITMAGLRLPDLKIEREYWSAEEALALPMLHTAHRLAVRRCYGGSMASRKLVGLDEAHFMEGWRSGRSFLVRLARDSRKWNLAALVASQNPKDILGLDVQNLVSTVFVGRIAEDSEIASEALRLLRVPVDDGYEATLASLSQADSGSANRLGFREFVMRDVDGRVQKVRVDVSYVDGLLKHLDTTPAAVAQAAGQLPTVLADLEA from the coding sequence GGCGACATCGACTCGCCCTTCCTCGACCTGTTCGGCGGCGCTCAGCCCCGGGTCCGCCGGCCCGCCCCGTCCGTCCCGCCGGCCCTGCCGGTCGAGCCGGTGGTGGCCCCGCCCCGGCGCGGCGTCGGCCGCGACGCGCTGCCGATCCCGCACCAGCCCGCCGCGCCGACCGAACCGGCGCCACCGGCCCACCCCGAGCCGCCGGCCCGGGAGCCGGCCCCCGGCGTACGCGCGGTGGAGCGGCCCCGGCCGGAGCACGCGCTCGCCGCGCCCGCCGAACCGCCCGCGCTCGACCCGCCGCCCGCGACCCGCAGCCGGGTGCCGCTGCAAGCGGGCGAGCGGCTCGCGCTCCGACCCACCGCCGAGCCGGAGCCGGTCGGCGAACCCGCGCTCCCGCCGCCCCCGCACGCCGAGGTCCGGGCCGCCGCGCACCGCACCGACCGGCGGGAGCCGGCACCCGACCTGGTGGACCGGCCGGCGCCGTCCCGGGAGGTCGGCCGCCCCGCGCACCGCGAGGTCACGCCGCCCCGGCAGCGCTCGGCCGAACGCCGGAACAAGCCCGCCAAGCCGGTCCGGGTCCGCGCCCCGAAGATCAAGTTCGGCGACCGGGACCCGGCGGTCGAGCTGGCCATCACCGAGATCGCCGGTCACCTCACCTTCACCCCCAACACGGTCACCGCCTGGTACTGGCTGCCCGAGGTGCGCTGGGCGTTCCGCCCGGACGCCGAACGCGAGGCGCTCCTCTCGGCGATCTCCGAGCAGTACGCCGGCCTGGCCGGGTTCCGGCTGCACCTGCGCCGCACCACCCGGCCCTTCCCGGCCGACGAGTGGGCGCGCACCATCGACGCGCACACCGCCACCCCGCTGCCCGACGTGCCCGGCACCACCGGCTGGGCCGACCACCTGGTCGCCGCCCAGCGGCACCTCATGTCCGTCAACCACGCCGAGGGCCAGACCTACCTCGGGGTCACCTTCGCCCGCCGGTCGCTCGGCGACTCGCTCACCGAGCGCCTGCTGCGCACATTCGGCCGGGGCACCGCCGACGGCGAACGACGCCGGCTGGGCCGCACCGTCGAACAGTTCGACGAGGTGCTCGGCGCGTTCGGCATGCGGGGCCGCCGGGTCACCGCGCCCGAGCTGGAATGGCTGCTCTACCGCTCGGTGGCGCTCTGCATGGCGCCGCCCGGCGTGCTCTCCCCGATCACCAACGGCCGATGGGAACGCGGCGACCTGCTGGCCCTCACCGAGCAGGTCGAGCGCTACCGCACCCCGTACGGCTCCACGGTGAAGCTGGTCAACCGGATGACCGGCGAGGAACGGCACGTGGCCGTGCTCGCGGTCGGCCGGATGGAGCCGCTGGAGATCCCCGAGCGGCACGAGCCCTGGCTGCACTTCCACGAGCGGCTGCCGTGGCCGATGGAGCTGTCCACCCGGGTCGACCTCCTCGGCCCCAACGACTCCTTCCGGAACCTCGAACACCGGCTCCGGATGATCCGCTCCCAACAGCTCGACTACGCCGAGCACGGCATCGACGCCCCACCCGAGCTGGAACGGCTCGCCAAGCGGGCACTGGTGATCGGTGACGAGATGACCACCGGGCTGCCGGTCGACTCGGCCCGGGCCCACGGCTGGCACCGGATCGCGGTCGGCGGGCGCACCCGGGAGGAGTGCCTGGAGCGGGCCCGCCGCCTCATCCAGCTCTACTCCCGCGAGCTGCGGATCTCGCTCCAGCACCCGAAGAACCAGGACTGGCTGGCCCGCGAGTTCATCCCCGGCGAGCCCATCGCCAACACCGGATACGTCCGGCGGATGCCGGTCCAACTGCTCGCCGCCGCGCTGCCCCAGGCCGCGTCCACGGTCGGCGACCGGCGCGGCGACCTGATCGGCCGGACCGCCGGCACCTGCCGTCGCCCGGTCTTCCTCGACCTGCACTTCCCGATGGAGGTGCGCGAACGCTCCGGGCTCGCCGTCTTCGTCGCCGAGCCTGGTGGTGGCAAGTCCACGCTGCTCGGCGCGCTCGGCTACCTCGCCGCGCGACGCGGCGTGCAGGTGACGCTGCTCGACCCGTCCGGCCCGCTGGCCCGGCTCTGCGCCATGCCCGAGCTGGCCCCGTACGCGCGGGTGCTCAACCTGACCGGCTCCGAACAGGGCACCCTGGCCCCGTACGCGCTGATCCCCACGCCGCTGCGCAGCGAGTTCGGCGCCGGCGCGGCCGGCGACCGGGAGTTCGAGATCGCCGTCTCCAACGCCCGCGCCGAACGCCGGATGCTGGTGCAGGACATCTGCATGATGCTGGTGCCACCGCAGGTGGCCCGGGAGGCGTCCACCGCCACGCTGTTCCGGCACGCCGTACGCCAGGTGCCGGCCGAGGAGACCTCCACCCTGGACGACGTGGTCGCCTGCCTCCAGGGGCTCGACGACGACGCCGGCCGCGAACTGGCGAACCTGCTGCTCGACACCGCCGAGATGCCGCTGGCCATGCTCTTCTTCGGCCGCCCGCCGGAAGGGCTGCTCGGCGCCGACGCCGCGCTCACCGTGATCACCATGGCCGGTCTCCGGCTGCCCGACCTCAAGATCGAGCGCGAGTACTGGTCGGCCGAGGAGGCCCTGGCCCTGCCGATGCTGCACACCGCGCACCGGCTGGCGGTCCGCCGCTGCTACGGCGGGTCGATGGCCTCCCGGAAGCTGGTCGGCCTGGACGAGGCGCACTTCATGGAGGGCTGGCGCTCCGGGCGGTCGTTCCTGGTCCGGCTCGCCCGCGACTCCCGGAAGTGGAACCTGGCCGCGCTGGTCGCCTCGCAGAACCCGAAGGACATCCTCGGCCTCGACGTGCAGAACCTCGTCTCCACCGTCTTCGTCGGCCGGATCGCCGAGGACAGCGAGATCGCCTCCGAGGCGCTGCGGCTGCTGCGGGTGCCGGTCGACGACGGCTACGAGGCCACCCTCGCCTCGCTCTCCCAGGCCGACAGCGGTTCCGCCAACCGGCTCGGGTTCCGTGAGTTCGTCATGCGCGACGTCGACGGGCGCGTGCAGAAGGTCCGGGTCGACGTGTCGTACGTCGACGGGCTGCTGAAGCACCTGGACACCACCCCCGCCGCGGTCGCCCAGGCCGCCGGCCAACTGCCGACCGTGCTGGCTGATCTGGAGGCGTGA